In Phragmites australis chromosome 16, lpPhrAust1.1, whole genome shotgun sequence, one DNA window encodes the following:
- the LOC133894898 gene encoding late embryogenesis abundant protein D-34-like: protein MAQPQPRRGGDDQPRAQGNKGPGQSEPIKYGHAFAVTGELAGQPIAPRDAAAMRSAEDSVPGVQVPQESGGGFSAAAFMESAAAYNQAVGAVRPGQASDVAARQGINVTQDAVPGGRIVTEFVAGQVVGQYAIAEAPAEQDGAGAKAAGDEGGAGHDDAGARGGVGAAGTTAARRN from the exons ATGGCGCAGCCGCAGCCGAGAAGAGGAGGCGACGACCAGCCCCGGGCGCAGGGCAACAAGGGCCCGGGCCAGTCGGAGCCCATCAAGTACGGCCACGCCTTCGCTGTCACGGGCGAGCTCGCCGGCCAGCCCATCGCGCCGCGCGACGCAGCCGCCATGCGGTCCGCCGAGGACAGCGTGCCGGGCGTCCAGGTCCCGCAGGAGAGCGGCGGCGGGTTCAGCGCCGCGGCCTTCATGGAGTCGGCCGCCGCGTACAACCAGGCCGTCGGCGCCGTCCGCCCCGGCCAGGCCAGCGATGTTGCCGCCAGACAGGGAATCAACGTCACCCAGGACGCCGTGCCCGGCGGCCGCATTGTCACCGAGTTCGTGGCAGGCCAG GTGGTGGGGCAGTACGCCATCGCCGAAGCGCCGGCGGAGCAGGACGGGGCGGGTGCCAAGGCCGCTGGGGACGAGGGTGGTGCAGGCCACGACGATGCGGGAGCGCGCGGCGGGGTGGGTGCCGCTGGTACCACGGCGGCGAGGCGCAACTGA